From Panicum hallii strain FIL2 chromosome 2, PHallii_v3.1, whole genome shotgun sequence, a single genomic window includes:
- the LOC112883475 gene encoding squamosa promoter-binding-like protein 13 gives MDRKDKSRRGSSSSAAAAASMAALAAAAAAGEGSSSGSGSADGALPPLGEEEDQKPPKLAAVAGASSSSPVPARRGAAAGAGGGPRCQAERCNADLNEAGQYNRRHKVCQTHSKAPVVLVAGLRQRFCQQCSRFHELSEFDEARRSCRLRLAGHNERRRKSSADTHGHGGGGGGGGSSNGGAGGSSSSNGGAGDGCRHADQDGRGHQGNPPPNHFQIR, from the exons atgGACCGCAAGGACAAGTCCCGCAGGGGCTCCtcgagctcggcggcggcggcggcgtccatggccgcgctcgccgcggccgcggcggccggcgagggcTCGAGCTCCGGCTCCGGGTCGGCCGACGGGGCGCTGCCGCCgctcggggaggaggaggaccagAAGCCTCCCAAGCTGGCGGCCGTTGCCggcgcctccagctcctccccggtgccggcgaggaggggcgcggcggcgggcgccggcggcgggccgaGGTGCCAGGCGGAGCGGTGCAACGCCGACCTGAACGAGGCGGGGCAGTACAACCGGAGGCACAAGGTGTGCCAGACGCACTCCAAGGCACCCGTCGTGCTCGTCGCCGGCCTCCGCCAGCGCTTCTGCCAGCAATGCAGCCG GTTCCACGAGCTGTCGGAGTTCGACGAGGCCAGGCGCAGCTGCCGCCTGCGCCTGGCGGGGCACAACGAGCGCCGCCGCAAGAGCTCGGCGGACACGcacggccacggcggcggcggcggtggtggcggcagcagcaacggcggcgccggcggcagcagcagcagcaacggtgGCGCCGGCGACGGGTGCCGCCACGCCGACCAGGACGGCCGGGGCCACCAGGGGAACCCGCCGCCGAACCACTTCCAGATCAGATAA